Proteins from a genomic interval of Tenacibaculum sp. SZ-18:
- a CDS encoding PspA/IM30 family protein, whose protein sequence is MNFFKRLFKIGQAEANAALDSMEDPIKMTEQGIRDLKIDLEKSLESLAQVKALAIRAKNDVEEYTSKANDYQQKAMLILTKAKNGELAIEEADKLAKQALVRKEETNQQLENAKSESENFDESVAKLESSVQEIKNSLKKWENELRTLKARHKVAKATKNLNKEMAEIDSSSTVSMLERMKSKIEQEEALADAYGDMTKENKTLEQKLEELTNTTEQSAEDDLAALKKEMGLND, encoded by the coding sequence ATGAACTTTTTTAAAAGACTTTTTAAAATAGGACAAGCGGAAGCGAATGCTGCACTAGATAGCATGGAGGATCCTATTAAAATGACCGAACAAGGTATTCGGGATTTAAAAATTGATTTGGAAAAATCTTTAGAATCATTAGCTCAAGTAAAAGCATTAGCTATTAGAGCAAAAAATGATGTGGAAGAATACACTTCTAAAGCAAATGATTATCAGCAAAAAGCAATGCTAATTCTTACCAAAGCTAAAAATGGCGAATTAGCAATAGAAGAAGCTGATAAACTTGCAAAACAAGCTTTAGTTCGCAAAGAAGAGACAAATCAGCAATTAGAAAATGCTAAAAGTGAATCTGAAAACTTTGATGAATCCGTAGCGAAACTTGAAAGCTCAGTTCAGGAAATTAAAAACTCATTAAAAAAATGGGAGAATGAACTTAGAACTTTAAAAGCTAGACATAAAGTTGCTAAAGCCACTAAAAACTTAAACAAAGAAATGGCTGAAATCGATAGTTCTAGTACGGTTTCTATGTTAGAAAGAATGAAAAGTAAAATTGAACAAGAAGAAGCTCTAGCTGATGCATACGGAGATATGACTAAAGAAAATAAAACATTAGAACAAAAATTAGAAGAACTTACAAATACCACTGAGCAATCTGCTGAAGATGATTTAGCAGCGCTGAAAAAGGAAATGGGATTGAATGATTAA
- a CDS encoding YbjN domain-containing protein codes for MNIHFEKTKNYLLELNFTIRKEIESEGIFVIEKENFGIKNLIIGVAYPILIVEQFIFKVKKPNEAMFKALLQKNRDIIHGAFVLDETGERVIFRDTLQLENLDINELEATLNSLSLLLSEYSNEIIEFSKY; via the coding sequence ATGAACATTCATTTTGAAAAAACCAAGAATTATTTATTAGAACTAAACTTTACTATCCGTAAAGAAATCGAATCTGAGGGGATTTTTGTTATTGAAAAAGAGAATTTTGGAATTAAAAACCTAATTATAGGAGTAGCTTATCCGATTTTGATTGTAGAGCAATTTATATTCAAAGTAAAAAAGCCAAACGAAGCAATGTTTAAAGCATTACTTCAAAAAAATAGAGATATAATTCATGGCGCTTTTGTGCTGGATGAAACAGGAGAACGTGTCATTTTTAGAGACACTTTACAATTAGAAAACTTAGACATAAATGAATTGGAAGCTACCTTAAATTCTTTGAGTTTATTGCTTAGTGAATATTCAAATGAAATTATAGAATTTTCAAAATATTAA
- a CDS encoding helix-turn-helix domain-containing protein codes for MSFFGRNIKKIRGVKGLSQKAFAELFDLKRATLGAYEEGRSEPRIETIIKIANYFSITIDSLLTSDLTVNELLRFKDELLLSDELEEKESMMSIKYVSERNIKSYSEYYDNVSFINDLPEISLPVESDKLVRAFTVVNLEMTDHDKGLYPKDIVVAEKISEEEYDNFGNGEVVIIVLEKEVVLRKIYFVADKVILKAAHKNIEEKIFERTEIKELWQTKYSFIRRLPEVGDDIENKLLFLERELLKLKNDN; via the coding sequence ATGTCTTTTTTTGGTAGAAATATAAAGAAAATTAGAGGAGTTAAAGGTTTAAGTCAAAAAGCGTTCGCAGAGTTATTTGACTTGAAAAGAGCGACTTTAGGGGCTTATGAGGAAGGTAGAAGTGAACCTCGAATAGAAACTATTATAAAGATTGCTAATTATTTTAGCATTACTATTGATAGTTTGCTAACATCGGATTTAACGGTAAACGAATTGCTTCGTTTTAAAGATGAATTACTTTTAAGTGATGAGTTAGAAGAAAAAGAATCGATGATGTCTATTAAATATGTGTCAGAAAGAAATATAAAGTCTTATTCTGAATATTACGATAATGTTTCCTTTATAAATGATTTACCAGAAATTAGTCTTCCCGTCGAGTCAGATAAATTGGTACGAGCTTTTACAGTTGTTAATTTAGAAATGACCGATCATGATAAAGGTTTGTATCCAAAAGATATTGTTGTTGCTGAAAAAATTTCGGAGGAAGAATATGATAATTTTGGGAATGGAGAAGTTGTTATAATTGTTTTGGAAAAAGAGGTTGTATTGAGGAAAATTTATTTTGTTGCTGATAAAGTTATATTAAAAGCCGCTCACAAAAATATTGAGGAAAAGATTTTTGAACGGACAGAAATTAAAGAACTATGGCAGACAAAATATTCCTTCATTCGCCGTTTGCCAGAAGTGGGGGACGATATTGAGAATAAATTATTATTCTTAGAAAGAGAGTTATTGAAACTTAAGAATGATAATTAA
- a CDS encoding DUF7738 domain-containing protein: protein MLKFFKKKKQTNFNIKCATDYVKINEHMLDFPCSNEDLTKIFGEPTRKISSSNEYLIWDEFGFLCSVNDNDQILSLSVYQGNNNPSEYVPQTSFYGKLFFEEDDITFNEFSKIGLGKIAIHRLGSEAETRFGFSIGVNNDFKG, encoded by the coding sequence ATGCTTAAGTTTTTTAAGAAAAAGAAACAGACAAATTTCAATATTAAATGTGCTACTGATTATGTGAAAATAAATGAGCACATGCTTGATTTTCCTTGTTCTAATGAAGATTTGACTAAAATTTTTGGTGAACCAACAAGAAAAATTAGTTCAAGTAATGAGTATCTTATCTGGGATGAATTTGGTTTTTTGTGTAGCGTAAATGATAATGATCAAATTTTATCACTTAGCGTTTATCAAGGAAACAATAATCCTAGTGAATACGTACCACAAACCAGTTTTTATGGAAAACTCTTTTTTGAAGAAGATGATATAACTTTCAACGAATTTAGTAAAATCGGTTTGGGAAAAATTGCTATTCATCGATTAGGAAGCGAAGCAGAAACTCGTTTCGGTTTTAGCATTGGTGTAAATAATGATTTTAAAGGTTAA
- a CDS encoding NAD(P)/FAD-dependent oxidoreductase — MNIPQTSFPRVVIIGGGFAGLAAAKGFENEDLQVVLLDKHNYHTFQPLLYQVATGGLEPDSIAFPLRKRFNDIDNFYFRLAEVTNIDAEKKEIRSSIGSLCYDYLVIATGSTTNFFDNTNIEKHTMEMKSIPQSLNIRSLILENFEEALLTSNLEERKKLMNFVIVGGGPTGVELAGALAEMKKEILPKDYPDLDIRLMKINLIQSADCILKGMSEEASKKAEDFLIKLGVDVWKNLRVLDYDGETVSTNGEDNFQSSTVIWAAGVKGEAINGLEQECIVERAARYKVDDFNRVLPHENIFAIGDVACMNNEKYPYGHPMMAQPAIQQGKLLAKNILAELKGKKMEAFVYNDKGSMATIGRNKAVVDLPKFKFQGVFAWFVWMFVHLFSLIGFRNKAVVFLNWVYNYIRFDRETRLIIRPFKKKNEYSFENEV, encoded by the coding sequence ATGAATATACCTCAAACCAGTTTTCCAAGAGTTGTAATTATTGGAGGAGGTTTTGCTGGATTAGCTGCGGCTAAAGGATTCGAGAACGAAGATCTTCAAGTAGTTCTTTTAGATAAACACAATTATCATACATTTCAACCTTTATTATATCAAGTTGCTACAGGTGGTTTAGAACCTGATAGTATTGCTTTTCCGTTACGAAAACGATTTAATGATATTGATAACTTTTATTTTCGATTGGCTGAAGTAACAAACATTGATGCTGAAAAAAAGGAGATTCGTTCTTCTATTGGAAGTTTATGTTATGATTATTTGGTTATTGCTACAGGATCCACAACAAATTTTTTCGATAATACCAATATTGAAAAACATACAATGGAAATGAAATCCATTCCTCAATCGTTAAATATTAGAAGTCTTATTTTAGAAAATTTTGAAGAAGCTTTATTGACTTCTAATCTAGAAGAAAGAAAGAAGTTAATGAATTTTGTGATTGTTGGAGGTGGGCCAACGGGAGTTGAACTCGCTGGTGCTTTGGCAGAAATGAAAAAGGAAATTTTACCAAAGGATTATCCAGATTTAGATATTAGATTAATGAAGATTAATCTGATTCAAAGTGCTGATTGTATATTGAAAGGAATGAGTGAAGAGGCTTCAAAGAAAGCTGAAGATTTCTTGATAAAATTGGGAGTTGATGTATGGAAGAATCTTCGTGTTCTAGATTATGATGGAGAAACGGTTTCGACGAATGGAGAAGATAATTTTCAATCATCCACGGTTATTTGGGCTGCTGGTGTAAAAGGAGAAGCTATTAATGGATTAGAGCAAGAGTGTATTGTTGAAAGAGCAGCTCGTTATAAAGTTGATGATTTTAATAGAGTTTTACCTCATGAAAATATTTTTGCAATTGGTGACGTTGCTTGTATGAATAATGAGAAGTATCCATATGGTCATCCAATGATGGCGCAACCAGCTATTCAACAAGGAAAGTTATTAGCAAAGAATATTTTAGCTGAACTAAAAGGAAAGAAGATGGAAGCTTTTGTTTATAATGACAAAGGTTCGATGGCAACAATAGGAAGAAATAAGGCGGTGGTTGACTTACCAAAGTTCAAATTTCAAGGAGTGTTTGCTTGGTTTGTTTGGATGTTCGTACACTTGTTTTCACTAATTGGTTTTAGAAATAAAGCTGTCGTGTTTTTAAATTGGGTGTATAATTATATTCGTTTTGATAGAGAAACTCGTTTGATTATTCGTCCGTTTAAGAAAAAAAATGAATATTCATTTGAGAATGAAGTATAA
- a CDS encoding DUF6428 family protein, producing the protein MKLSEIKKHLTQLKTIEFKLPNGDLVPEHFHVTEVGKVTKHFIDCGGVLRKEERVNFQLWNANDYNHRLHPEKLVHIIELSEKTLNPKDAEIEVEYQGETIGKYNLDFDGTSFLLINTATACLAMDQCGVTPQEKPKIRLSNLQSQGTSCEPGSGCC; encoded by the coding sequence ATGAAATTATCAGAAATAAAAAAACATCTTACACAACTTAAGACTATTGAATTTAAATTGCCTAATGGTGATTTAGTTCCAGAACATTTCCATGTAACAGAAGTAGGTAAAGTTACCAAACACTTTATTGATTGTGGCGGCGTTTTAAGAAAAGAAGAAAGAGTCAACTTTCAATTGTGGAATGCAAATGATTACAATCATAGATTACATCCTGAAAAATTAGTTCATATAATTGAACTTTCGGAGAAAACGTTAAATCCTAAAGATGCTGAAATTGAAGTCGAATATCAAGGTGAAACTATTGGAAAATATAATTTAGATTTCGACGGAACATCTTTTTTACTTATAAATACAGCTACGGCTTGTTTAGCAATGGATCAATGCGGAGTTACACCTCAAGAAAAACCAAAAATCCGTCTTTCCAATTTACAAAGCCAAGGAACATCTTGTGAGCCGGGTTCTGGATGTTGCTAA
- a CDS encoding arsenate-mycothiol transferase ArsC yields MNQRLEQTIKNISSLPISEERKEILKPLLSYLQKKRNNDESIRINYICTHNSRRSHLGQIWMQTLASHFNIDTITTYSGGTEATAMAKPIVETLKNQGFEIQQLSQEQNPVYAIKYDLESLPVIGFSKKYDNEFNPNSGFAAIMTCSEADGGCPFVAGSEIRVPITYEDPKISDNTDKQSEVYLTRSNQIASEMYYVLSQLN; encoded by the coding sequence ATGAACCAAAGATTAGAACAAACCATAAAAAACATTTCATCCTTACCTATTTCCGAAGAAAGAAAAGAAATATTGAAACCACTTCTCTCCTATTTACAAAAAAAGAGGAATAACGATGAGTCTATTCGTATCAATTATATATGCACTCATAATTCCAGAAGAAGTCATTTGGGACAAATTTGGATGCAAACACTTGCTAGTCATTTCAACATCGATACCATTACCACTTATTCAGGAGGAACTGAAGCTACTGCAATGGCAAAACCTATTGTTGAAACTTTAAAAAATCAAGGATTCGAAATTCAACAATTAAGTCAAGAACAAAATCCGGTTTACGCTATTAAATACGATCTTGAATCATTACCGGTAATTGGTTTTTCAAAAAAATATGATAACGAATTCAATCCAAATTCAGGTTTTGCTGCAATAATGACTTGTTCTGAAGCTGACGGAGGTTGTCCTTTTGTAGCCGGTTCAGAAATTAGAGTTCCTATTACGTATGAAGATCCAAAAATATCAGATAACACAGATAAACAAAGCGAAGTTTATTTAACAAGAAGTAATCAAATCGCATCAGAAATGTATTACGTTTTATCTCAATTAAATTAA
- a CDS encoding ArsR/SmtB family transcription factor encodes MGLTKSEIFTTEQNEIASIAKVLGHPARIAILEYLAAAKICICGDLVNEIGLAQPTISQHLKELKKMEIIKGTIEGTSICYCLNEEKWSEINSVLKQFLSIFSDANSNCC; translated from the coding sequence ATGGGATTAACAAAGTCTGAAATATTTACAACAGAGCAGAATGAAATTGCCAGTATCGCTAAGGTTCTTGGTCATCCTGCTCGTATTGCAATTTTGGAATATTTAGCCGCCGCTAAAATCTGTATTTGTGGTGATTTAGTAAATGAAATTGGTTTAGCTCAACCAACAATATCACAACATTTAAAAGAGCTTAAAAAAATGGAAATTATAAAAGGAACCATTGAAGGAACAAGTATTTGCTACTGTTTAAATGAAGAAAAATGGAGTGAGATCAATTCCGTTTTAAAACAATTCCTTTCAATATTTTCCGACGCAAATAGTAATTGCTGCTAA
- a CDS encoding flavodoxin family protein, with protein sequence MKSTVIIKGSSNKVGNTQKVIDFINENNQFDVIELLDYNIGHFDYNFKNAEDDFLPLMERIIETYDTIIFVTPVYWYTMSGLMKVFFDRMSDLLHYRKELGRKLRGKNMAMMSNSGENDRRIGFEMPFIESAKYLSMNYLGDSHAFFSGNELAEDAKIKINEFKNSLI encoded by the coding sequence ATGAAATCTACCGTAATTATAAAAGGAAGTTCTAATAAAGTTGGAAACACACAAAAAGTAATCGATTTTATAAACGAAAATAATCAGTTTGATGTGATAGAATTATTGGATTATAACATTGGTCATTTCGACTATAATTTCAAAAATGCAGAAGACGATTTTCTTCCGTTAATGGAAAGAATAATTGAAACTTACGATACCATAATTTTTGTAACGCCAGTTTACTGGTATACCATGAGTGGTTTAATGAAAGTTTTTTTTGATCGAATGTCTGACTTGCTACATTACAGGAAAGAATTAGGAAGGAAATTAAGAGGTAAAAATATGGCCATGATGAGCAATTCTGGTGAAAATGATCGTAGAATCGGATTTGAAATGCCCTTTATAGAAAGTGCGAAGTATTTAAGCATGAATTACCTTGGAGATTCGCACGCTTTTTTCTCTGGAAATGAACTGGCTGAAGATGCTAAAATCAAAATAAATGAATTTAAAAATAGTTTGATTTAA
- a CDS encoding DUF1223 domain-containing protein — translation MNRILLIALFTSFSLFSQHKSVVVLELFTSQGCSSCPPADIVLKKINDNMDSEYVIPIAYHVDYWNYIGWKDPFSTKEFTDIQRYYGQKFRSNSIYTPQLVINGNEHVVGSNEVTIHKKIKRYLKKSSNFKLDISETIKEENGFTISFNINGKVNNSILEALIVLDEKTTNVKRGENRNRTIVNSNIAIARTIKNINKTSGSIHIKRPKIISKDDKLRLVLVLKDEDLTVQTATQIKL, via the coding sequence TTGAATCGCATATTATTAATCGCCTTATTCACATCGTTTTCATTATTCTCTCAACATAAATCTGTTGTTGTTTTAGAACTTTTTACCTCTCAAGGATGTTCTAGTTGTCCACCAGCTGATATAGTTCTTAAAAAAATAAACGACAATATGGATTCTGAGTATGTAATCCCTATTGCCTATCATGTTGATTATTGGAATTACATTGGTTGGAAGGATCCTTTTTCAACTAAGGAGTTTACGGATATTCAGCGTTATTATGGTCAAAAGTTTAGAAGTAACTCAATTTATACTCCTCAATTAGTTATTAATGGAAACGAACACGTAGTAGGATCAAATGAAGTAACCATTCACAAAAAAATTAAAAGATATTTAAAGAAATCTTCAAATTTCAAATTAGATATTTCTGAAACAATCAAGGAAGAAAATGGTTTTACCATTTCATTTAACATTAATGGTAAAGTAAACAATTCCATCTTGGAAGCATTAATAGTGTTAGATGAAAAAACAACCAATGTTAAACGAGGAGAAAATAGAAACAGAACTATCGTCAATTCGAATATTGCTATTGCCAGAACTATTAAAAACATCAATAAAACCAGTGGAAGTATTCATATAAAAAGACCTAAAATCATTAGTAAAGACGATAAACTTAGATTAGTTTTAGTTTTAAAAGATGAAGATTTAACCGTTCAGACTGCCACACAAATTAAATTATAA
- a CDS encoding PPK2 family polyphosphate kinase, which yields MDKHKYKVTQPVELHKIPTQEPIADAEKKLKKVRKKIADLQNTMYAEGKYSALICLQGMDTSGKDSLIREVFKQFNARGVEVHSFKVPTELELSHDFLWRHYIALPAKGKVGVFNRTHYENVLVTRVHPEYIFSENIPSVKSLEDLNDEFYHDRMDRINQFEKHLATNGMIILKFFLHLSKDEQKNRLLRRLNIPEKNWKFSAGDLKERKLWEEYQKCYEDAINRTSTEHAPWFVVPADDKPTARFIVANTIFEEFKKYNFQEPILEPKLMSKIDEFKAQLNNE from the coding sequence ATGGATAAACATAAATACAAGGTTACTCAACCTGTTGAACTTCATAAAATTCCTACGCAAGAACCAATTGCAGACGCAGAGAAGAAATTAAAGAAGGTTAGAAAGAAAATCGCTGATTTACAAAATACTATGTATGCTGAAGGTAAATACAGTGCATTAATCTGTTTACAAGGAATGGATACTTCCGGTAAAGATAGTTTAATTCGAGAGGTGTTTAAACAATTCAACGCTCGTGGAGTAGAGGTTCATAGTTTTAAGGTTCCAACTGAACTGGAATTAAGTCATGATTTTTTGTGGAGGCATTATATTGCTCTTCCAGCAAAAGGAAAAGTTGGGGTTTTCAATAGAACACATTATGAAAATGTTCTTGTAACTAGAGTTCATCCAGAATATATTTTTTCAGAAAATATTCCTAGTGTTAAGAGTTTAGAAGACTTAAATGATGAGTTTTATCATGACAGAATGGATAGGATAAATCAGTTTGAAAAACATTTGGCAACAAATGGAATGATTATCCTAAAGTTCTTTTTGCACCTTTCAAAAGATGAACAAAAGAATAGATTGTTGAGAAGATTAAATATTCCAGAGAAAAACTGGAAATTTTCGGCAGGAGATTTGAAAGAACGAAAACTTTGGGAAGAATATCAAAAATGTTACGAAGATGCAATTAATAGAACTTCTACAGAACATGCACCTTGGTTTGTTGTACCGGCAGATGATAAACCGACTGCCCGATTTATTGTAGCAAATACCATTTTTGAGGAATTCAAAAAGTATAATTTTCAAGAGCCGATTCTAGAACCGAAATTGATGTCGAAAATAGATGAGTTTAAGGCTCAATTAAATAATGAATAA
- a CDS encoding 3'-5' exonuclease, with the protein MELNLTKPLVFFDLETTGINIANDRIVEISILKIFPNGTQESKTWLVNPEIEIPPHVTEVHGITNEKVVNEPTFKELAITIHNMIGDADLAGFNSNRFDIPLLAEELLRAGIDFDMENRKAVDVQVIFHKKEQRTLGAGYKFYCGKDLEDAHSAEADTMATYEILKAQLDKYDDIENSVDALSEYSAHTKRADFAGFILFDDEQNEIFSFGKYKGRKVEEVLKENPGYNSWIQQADFPLYTKKVLRQIKERMSGAKSATDTMTDEEKLKALQQKFNLR; encoded by the coding sequence ATGGAATTAAACTTAACAAAACCTTTAGTGTTCTTTGATCTTGAAACTACGGGAATCAATATTGCAAACGATCGTATTGTAGAGATCTCAATTTTAAAAATATTTCCTAACGGAACGCAAGAAAGTAAAACTTGGTTAGTGAATCCTGAAATTGAAATTCCACCACATGTTACTGAAGTGCACGGAATTACAAATGAAAAAGTAGTGAATGAACCAACATTTAAAGAATTAGCAATAACTATTCATAATATGATTGGTGATGCTGATTTAGCCGGTTTTAATTCCAATAGGTTTGATATTCCACTTTTAGCTGAGGAATTATTAAGAGCGGGAATTGATTTTGATATGGAAAACAGAAAAGCTGTAGATGTACAGGTAATTTTCCATAAAAAAGAACAAAGAACGTTAGGCGCAGGATATAAGTTTTATTGTGGTAAAGATTTAGAAGATGCGCATTCTGCGGAAGCTGATACCATGGCGACTTATGAAATTTTAAAAGCGCAATTAGACAAATATGATGATATTGAAAATTCTGTTGATGCGTTAAGTGAGTATTCAGCACATACAAAAAGAGCAGATTTTGCTGGATTCATTTTATTTGATGACGAACAAAATGAGATTTTCTCTTTTGGAAAGTATAAAGGAAGAAAAGTAGAAGAGGTATTAAAGGAGAATCCTGGATATAATTCATGGATTCAACAAGCTGATTTTCCTTTGTATACCAAAAAAGTATTACGCCAAATTAAAGAAAGAATGTCTGGAGCAAAAAGTGCAACAGACACGATGACAGATGAGGAAAAGCTAAAAGCTTTACAACAAAAATTTAATTTAAGATAA
- a CDS encoding ABC transporter ATPase, which translates to MYVSYNELPNSSRVWVYQSDREFTQEEVESISAKAIIFIDQWTRHGDDLRGSFMIKYNQFLVIALDESFNNASGCSIDASVRFIKSIEEELSIDLMDKMNVSFKDGERINIVKLSDFQEFAKAEKINSETIVFNNMVSTKDDFENKWEVSAKESWHNRFLV; encoded by the coding sequence ATGTACGTATCATATAACGAATTACCAAATTCTTCAAGAGTTTGGGTATATCAGTCTGATAGAGAATTTACCCAAGAAGAAGTAGAATCTATTTCAGCAAAAGCTATTATATTTATTGATCAATGGACAAGACATGGAGATGATTTGAGAGGATCTTTTATGATTAAGTATAATCAGTTTCTTGTAATTGCTTTAGATGAAAGTTTCAATAATGCTTCAGGATGTTCAATTGATGCATCCGTTCGTTTTATTAAGTCTATAGAAGAGGAACTTTCTATTGATTTAATGGATAAAATGAATGTATCTTTTAAAGATGGAGAAAGAATTAATATCGTTAAATTATCCGATTTCCAAGAGTTTGCAAAGGCTGAAAAAATTAATTCAGAAACTATTGTTTTCAATAATATGGTAAGTACCAAAGACGATTTTGAAAACAAATGGGAAGTTTCTGCTAAAGAAAGTTGGCATAACCGATTTTTGGTGTAA